The following coding sequences lie in one Thalassoglobus polymorphus genomic window:
- a CDS encoding CpaF family protein, protein MQILSDSNLPSSDVPSTDQRSNRERFLNLKRDIHKHLIEALNYDSFGGLNDYEMRKELRKGIEDLCRFRGDLLTNADQQKLVEEVIDETLGLGPIEPLLRDPTVNDILIDGPDRVYVERRGRLEDTSIHFHDQDHLIEIVQRIASKVGRRLDESSPMVDARLEDGSRVNAVIRPLALDGALVSIRRFSQTPLRVQDLIARGSMTKEIAQFLIACVRARMNIIVSGGTGSGKSTLLNLITGFIPDNERIVTIEDAAELKLTQSRVARLETRPPNLEGKGEVTARDLLKNSLRMRPDRIIVGECRGEEAFDMLQAMTTGHSGSLTTIHANNARDAIRRLEMLIGMAGYDLPVWFIHELIGSAVQIIVQCERLPSGERKITQVTEVTGATENVIESHDIFRFEKQSTDSSSNISGDFTATGIRPRCLEALKVSGFEVPYHIFEEGKLVVERIDGIANNQ, encoded by the coding sequence ATGCAAATACTATCAGACTCAAACCTTCCATCTAGCGACGTCCCTTCCACGGATCAGCGATCGAATCGAGAGCGATTCCTGAACCTGAAGCGAGATATACATAAGCACTTGATCGAAGCTTTAAATTACGATTCATTTGGTGGTCTCAACGACTATGAAATGCGCAAGGAGCTTCGCAAAGGGATCGAAGACCTCTGTCGGTTTCGAGGTGACCTGCTCACAAATGCGGACCAGCAAAAACTTGTTGAGGAAGTGATCGATGAAACACTGGGGCTTGGGCCAATTGAACCACTGCTGCGAGACCCGACAGTCAACGACATCTTGATTGATGGTCCGGATCGGGTTTATGTGGAACGTCGTGGACGTCTGGAAGACACTTCAATTCACTTTCACGACCAAGATCACCTCATCGAGATCGTGCAGCGGATTGCGAGCAAAGTGGGACGCCGGCTTGATGAGTCAAGTCCGATGGTCGATGCACGACTGGAAGATGGAAGTCGGGTCAATGCGGTCATTCGCCCTTTGGCATTGGATGGAGCTCTGGTTTCTATTCGCCGCTTTAGCCAAACCCCGCTCCGCGTTCAGGACCTGATCGCTCGCGGATCGATGACAAAAGAGATCGCGCAATTCTTAATTGCATGTGTGCGGGCCAGAATGAACATCATCGTCTCGGGAGGGACTGGTAGTGGAAAATCAACATTACTGAATCTCATCACCGGGTTTATTCCCGACAACGAAAGAATTGTCACCATCGAAGATGCCGCCGAGTTGAAGTTAACGCAGTCAAGAGTTGCCAGGCTCGAAACGCGTCCACCGAATCTCGAAGGTAAAGGCGAAGTAACAGCCAGAGACCTGCTCAAGAATTCGTTACGCATGAGACCGGACCGGATCATCGTCGGAGAGTGTCGAGGCGAAGAGGCCTTTGACATGCTTCAAGCGATGACAACAGGGCACTCAGGAAGTTTAACGACCATCCATGCCAACAACGCACGTGATGCGATTCGAAGGCTGGAAATGCTGATTGGGATGGCTGGCTATGACCTCCCGGTTTGGTTCATCCACGAGCTCATCGGCTCCGCAGTGCAGATTATCGTCCAGTGTGAACGTCTCCCTAGTGGTGAGCGAAAGATCACTCAAGTGACGGAGGTAACCGGCGCCACTGAGAATGTCATTGAATCGCACGATATTTTTCGATTCGAAAAACAAAGCACAGACTCCAGCAGCAATATTAGTGGCGACTTTACTGCAACGGGAATTCGACCTCGCTGCCTGGAGGCTCTGAAAGTCTCTGGTTTTGAAGTCCCGTATCACATTTTTGAAGAAGGCAAACTTGTTGTGGAACGGATCGATGGTATCGCCAATAATCAGTGA
- a CDS encoding PAS domain-containing hybrid sensor histidine kinase/response regulator, with the protein MAIPDSTQDADLFQNRSREFLNEISDFILDGALNCQCPISLFGEALSKLQILHPHLKSGIWMWNRSSKVWEMQAFEGKKDSVNLSEFQFEDDHQGSEESSDSIFLSKVKQLLAERPHLFAAETKQVVLEAVPISKHSSHNDFLVLWGRCEKWKQSELSDWAKQLGKTLFRAIKIIEKISSNQKSDAICSALFHTSPLAMVSISTQFECLKWNPGAERIFRQPATKILGTKISLATSEHQAILDKSINRSIANKLPSQCEVLCSTDEGTEFPAKISIVPILSSSQAVAEVVLMIRDESEISAAKQELHAPAGVCSILSQTQDLQGVWSCLLSTVGTTLNFYSGSRWKRAGADCLFEATDQWSSDNEQLNFGTQKVEFPSSELEKILAGEIYWNNDSEAFRFENLKPYESMGRLQTTEVVVPLLHQNEVHSILTFEAPFQPALRYGQIEALRTIQEILKSSIANEQMQLTIEEQRESLRQTKKMEALGVMAGGITHDFNNLLTVILGNTELAMHGLNPGQGKWDLLNEIQLAGQRASSLTRRFLAFSRKRDSEPACLHLSKLISEMFPMLRTILGENITLETNFEPGCYPVFLDPVELEQVVMNLTANSRDAMPEGGQFTISLSNVEMKLGDLALHLGVQPGDFLKMSVTDTGTGMSEETRARIFEPFYTTKNVDQGTGLGLATVYGIVNGGGGFMNVTSEIDHGTTFDIYLPRTSVGIAPSYVQENVSPLTEGSETILVVEDEEVLGRLVSRILEVKGYQVRHFRHGKNAIGHLKEHHKAIDLILTDVMMPGMSGSEVIQEAKRINSKIPILVMSGYNDSETLTEQLLSLPPILEKPFTGDSLVQAVQSVFQKESTDSAKA; encoded by the coding sequence ATGGCCATTCCGGATTCAACCCAAGATGCTGACCTCTTCCAAAATCGGAGTCGCGAATTCCTGAACGAAATCAGCGATTTTATTTTGGATGGCGCTCTCAATTGTCAATGTCCGATTTCTCTGTTCGGAGAAGCGCTTTCAAAACTTCAAATCCTGCATCCTCATTTGAAGTCCGGAATCTGGATGTGGAACCGATCGAGCAAAGTCTGGGAGATGCAAGCTTTCGAGGGCAAAAAAGACTCCGTCAACCTTTCTGAATTTCAATTCGAAGACGACCACCAAGGTTCGGAAGAATCGTCGGACTCCATCTTCTTGTCGAAGGTCAAACAGTTATTAGCTGAGCGACCTCACCTTTTTGCCGCTGAGACAAAACAAGTCGTTCTTGAGGCAGTTCCGATCTCTAAGCACTCAAGCCACAATGACTTTCTGGTTCTTTGGGGAAGGTGCGAAAAATGGAAGCAAAGCGAACTCTCTGATTGGGCAAAGCAACTAGGGAAAACGTTATTTCGGGCGATTAAAATAATTGAGAAAATCAGCTCGAATCAAAAGTCTGATGCGATTTGCTCCGCCCTCTTCCACACGTCCCCTTTGGCAATGGTTTCAATCTCGACTCAATTCGAGTGCCTCAAATGGAATCCCGGTGCGGAACGAATTTTTCGACAGCCGGCAACCAAAATCCTGGGAACAAAAATAAGTTTGGCAACTAGCGAGCACCAGGCGATTTTAGACAAGTCGATCAATCGCAGCATCGCCAACAAGTTGCCGAGTCAGTGCGAAGTGCTCTGCTCGACCGATGAAGGAACTGAGTTTCCTGCCAAAATCTCCATTGTTCCGATTCTCTCGTCCAGTCAGGCTGTCGCTGAAGTGGTCTTAATGATCCGCGACGAAAGTGAAATTTCGGCAGCTAAGCAAGAGCTGCACGCTCCAGCAGGTGTTTGTTCTATTCTTTCACAAACACAAGACTTACAAGGCGTTTGGTCATGTCTCCTGTCAACGGTCGGGACGACGTTGAATTTCTATTCAGGTTCAAGATGGAAAAGAGCTGGGGCAGACTGCCTTTTTGAGGCGACTGATCAATGGTCCTCGGACAACGAGCAATTGAATTTCGGGACTCAAAAAGTTGAATTCCCGAGTTCCGAGCTTGAAAAGATATTGGCAGGAGAAATCTACTGGAATAATGATTCTGAAGCATTTCGGTTTGAGAATTTGAAACCCTATGAAAGTATGGGGCGATTGCAAACGACCGAAGTGGTAGTGCCGTTACTGCATCAAAATGAAGTCCATTCCATCCTTACCTTTGAAGCACCATTTCAACCTGCGTTGAGGTACGGTCAGATTGAGGCACTTCGAACAATCCAGGAGATTTTGAAATCTTCGATCGCCAATGAACAGATGCAGCTGACCATTGAAGAACAGAGAGAGAGTCTTCGTCAAACGAAAAAGATGGAAGCTTTAGGAGTCATGGCAGGTGGGATCACTCACGATTTCAATAACTTGTTGACGGTCATTCTTGGGAACACCGAACTCGCAATGCACGGATTGAATCCCGGTCAGGGAAAATGGGATCTGCTCAACGAAATCCAACTGGCCGGTCAGCGAGCATCCTCGTTGACGAGACGGTTTCTGGCTTTTAGTCGCAAGCGAGATAGCGAGCCTGCCTGTTTGCACTTAAGCAAATTGATCTCAGAGATGTTCCCAATGTTGCGGACAATTCTGGGGGAAAATATTACCCTCGAAACAAATTTCGAACCGGGGTGCTATCCCGTTTTTTTGGATCCCGTTGAGCTTGAACAAGTCGTGATGAATTTGACTGCCAATTCTCGCGACGCAATGCCCGAGGGAGGACAATTCACGATTAGCCTCTCCAACGTGGAAATGAAATTGGGTGACCTTGCCTTACATCTCGGAGTTCAGCCAGGAGACTTCCTGAAGATGAGTGTGACTGACACAGGCACCGGGATGTCTGAAGAAACGAGAGCTCGAATATTCGAGCCCTTCTATACCACGAAAAACGTAGATCAAGGTACCGGGTTGGGACTGGCAACTGTTTACGGAATTGTCAACGGAGGTGGCGGCTTCATGAACGTGACCAGTGAAATCGACCACGGGACAACCTTCGACATTTACCTTCCAAGAACATCGGTCGGCATCGCGCCAAGCTATGTTCAAGAAAATGTTTCGCCATTGACTGAAGGATCAGAAACAATTCTTGTTGTCGAAGACGAGGAAGTTCTCGGCAGACTGGTTTCGCGAATCCTTGAAGTGAAAGGGTATCAAGTTCGACATTTCCGTCATGGGAAAAACGCAATTGGGCATTTGAAAGAACACCACAAGGCGATCGACCTCATACTCACTGACGTCATGATGCCAGGGATGTCTGGTTCGGAGGTGATTCAAGAAGCAAAACGAATCAATTCCAAAATTCCAATCCTCGTCATGTCGGGATACAACGATTCCGAAACTCTCACGGAGCAACTTCTCAGCTTGCCTCCAATTCTCGAAAAACCATTCACCGGTGACTCGTTAGTCCAGGCAGTTCAGAGTGTTTTTCAAAAGGAATCCACGGATTCTGCCAAGGCGTAA
- a CDS encoding type II secretion system F family protein has product MTNILNGFSLTSVALLMSVTSILMLVVESFSKKKRISTRIQSELKERIRSQVTNSKLFKDWSNSQSAIDPELKLSIHDRIIRCIEQAGLQIQVTDLIKRSVILGLLLGSTILFHGRIELAIGLTCLGLLFPWCHLIWLRKQRIQQLRIQLPETFEMIRRAVQSGQTIPNALNLIAKESSPPIADEFSYCCEQQSLGLPYETTLRDLGNRTGIIELQLFSVAMVLQRQAGGNPAEVLENLSDTVRKRMKLGMKVKAITGEGRMQALVLSLLPFLAFGGIYVLDPQYASVLFNYPKLLIGLSISITVGILWIRRIVNFEY; this is encoded by the coding sequence ATGACAAACATTTTGAACGGGTTCAGTCTGACGTCGGTTGCATTGTTGATGTCGGTAACATCCATCCTCATGCTCGTCGTTGAGTCCTTTTCAAAAAAGAAACGAATCTCAACTCGAATTCAGAGTGAGCTCAAAGAGAGAATTCGAAGCCAGGTCACAAATTCAAAGTTGTTCAAAGACTGGTCCAATTCTCAATCTGCGATCGATCCTGAACTCAAACTTTCAATCCACGATCGAATCATTCGCTGCATCGAGCAAGCTGGATTGCAGATTCAGGTAACAGATTTAATCAAACGCTCGGTGATACTGGGGTTGCTTCTCGGTTCAACGATTCTCTTTCACGGAAGAATCGAACTCGCCATCGGGCTGACCTGTCTCGGTCTTCTCTTTCCCTGGTGTCATCTTATCTGGCTCAGAAAGCAGCGAATCCAGCAACTTCGAATTCAGCTTCCAGAAACTTTCGAAATGATTCGGCGAGCCGTGCAGTCGGGGCAGACCATTCCAAACGCACTCAATCTGATCGCCAAGGAATCGAGTCCACCAATCGCAGATGAGTTCAGTTATTGCTGCGAACAGCAGAGCCTTGGGCTTCCCTACGAAACAACATTGAGAGACCTGGGAAATCGAACTGGCATCATCGAACTTCAGCTCTTTTCAGTTGCGATGGTGCTGCAACGTCAAGCAGGGGGAAACCCGGCAGAAGTGTTGGAGAATCTTTCCGATACGGTCCGAAAGCGAATGAAATTAGGCATGAAGGTCAAGGCGATCACTGGCGAAGGCCGCATGCAGGCGCTCGTTCTTTCACTCCTCCCATTTCTCGCCTTTGGTGGAATCTATGTTTTAGATCCCCAATACGCATCCGTGCTTTTTAACTATCCGAAATTGCTTATTGGATTATCAATATCAATCACTGTCGGCATTTTGTGGATTCGTCGAATCGTGAATTTCGAATACTGA
- a CDS encoding branched-chain amino acid aminotransferase, with product MSLIFNQLLSDEAGFIVSAELVLVATVLILGLLVGLSELALNITSELESVGSAFGHLNQGYVIEGLTGHVGEKVGHIFEDIPSFCSDQGDIVCDLLNP from the coding sequence ATGAGCTTGATCTTCAATCAACTGCTGTCGGACGAAGCTGGATTTATCGTTTCTGCTGAACTGGTCCTCGTCGCGACCGTCTTGATTCTCGGACTGCTTGTCGGTCTCAGTGAATTAGCACTCAACATCACAAGTGAACTCGAATCTGTCGGTTCTGCATTTGGACACCTCAACCAGGGCTATGTCATCGAAGGACTCACTGGGCATGTCGGGGAAAAAGTGGGACACATCTTCGAAGACATTCCCAGCTTTTGCAGTGATCAAGGTGACATTGTTTGTGATCTATTGAACCCGTAA
- the mnhG gene encoding monovalent cation/H(+) antiporter subunit G produces the protein MSEIATIFLLIAGTSFALLASVAVVRMPDIYTRMHGATKSATLGVGCTLLAVAIRFADMETTTVTILIIGFLFLTAPVAAHMIGRAAHRKQVPKWSGTIIDESPYADSTVSAETEQVEK, from the coding sequence ATGAGCGAAATCGCAACGATCTTCCTGCTGATCGCCGGAACCTCCTTTGCCTTACTGGCATCGGTTGCAGTGGTTCGTATGCCGGACATCTACACGCGGATGCACGGTGCAACGAAGAGTGCGACTCTGGGAGTTGGCTGCACACTTCTCGCGGTTGCGATTCGTTTCGCCGATATGGAAACGACCACCGTAACGATTCTGATCATCGGATTCCTGTTCCTGACAGCTCCGGTTGCTGCCCACATGATTGGTCGAGCCGCCCACCGAAAACAGGTTCCTAAATGGAGTGGCACGATCATCGATGAATCTCCGTACGCCGACTCGACAGTTTCTGCAGAAACTGAGCAAGTAGAAAAATAG
- a CDS encoding AAA family ATPase gives MKALCVSDNIWFTSKLQALLNNSKLLESCTHLQRPHNITAQQSSEGDFKVVFLVLSDDFESAKGDLSFLKLALHTYVVAVGAVSSPEMMIELLHSGADDFLNTERELEGQLDKILKNLETRQGIAKKPSNVISILGASGGVGTSSIAVNIAALIAETSQTGLIDLVLGGGDLDKLLGLKPTHTIQELCQNSSGIDHNLIERSVVKHSSGVSLLAAGNSSGKTPAVDSEMIHQFTTLCREIFKNLVFDLGSPRQVGKHPKLLEQSKIILLLFRPDFPSICNARQKLDQIESMGTDQDKVIPVANFHGMPIQIPIDKAEVILGRKVQFAIPHDPSLMNLCANCGVPAVLESPKSKFTRSLKPVVKKFFEEKSPPPSVPEKSSKSSLSRIASKSMSFLKHSVRAFCL, from the coding sequence GTGAAAGCTTTGTGTGTCAGCGACAATATTTGGTTTACATCCAAGCTTCAGGCACTATTAAACAACTCAAAACTTCTTGAAAGTTGCACCCATCTCCAACGTCCACATAACATCACCGCACAGCAAAGCAGCGAAGGCGATTTCAAGGTTGTTTTTCTTGTCTTGAGTGATGATTTTGAAAGTGCTAAGGGTGATCTCTCCTTCTTGAAGCTGGCGCTTCACACGTATGTGGTCGCTGTCGGAGCTGTCTCCTCACCGGAGATGATGATCGAACTCCTCCATAGCGGGGCCGACGATTTCCTCAACACTGAGCGTGAACTCGAAGGTCAACTGGATAAAATTCTTAAGAACCTCGAGACCCGTCAAGGGATTGCTAAAAAGCCTAGCAACGTTATCTCAATTCTTGGCGCATCTGGGGGAGTTGGCACGAGTTCCATCGCAGTCAACATCGCCGCTCTCATCGCAGAAACATCTCAGACCGGTTTGATCGATCTGGTCTTGGGGGGAGGGGATCTCGACAAGCTCTTAGGGCTGAAGCCGACGCATACGATTCAAGAATTGTGTCAAAACAGTTCAGGGATTGACCACAATCTCATTGAGCGATCTGTCGTGAAGCACTCATCAGGTGTCTCTTTACTTGCAGCGGGGAACTCCTCGGGAAAGACTCCGGCGGTCGACTCCGAGATGATTCACCAATTTACGACTCTTTGCCGAGAGATCTTCAAGAACCTGGTCTTTGACTTAGGCTCTCCTCGCCAAGTTGGAAAACATCCCAAGCTGTTAGAGCAATCAAAAATCATTCTTCTTCTATTCCGACCGGACTTTCCCAGCATCTGCAACGCAAGACAGAAATTGGACCAGATTGAATCGATGGGGACCGACCAGGACAAAGTGATCCCGGTTGCAAACTTCCACGGGATGCCAATTCAAATTCCGATCGACAAAGCAGAGGTCATCCTGGGACGAAAAGTGCAATTTGCCATTCCGCATGACCCTTCACTCATGAATCTCTGTGCGAACTGCGGGGTCCCAGCTGTGCTCGAATCACCAAAGTCGAAGTTCACAAGATCGTTGAAGCCGGTCGTGAAGAAATTTTTCGAAGAGAAGAGCCCTCCTCCAAGCGTCCCTGAAAAGTCCAGCAAGAGCAGCCTTTCAAGAATCGCTTCAAAATCAATGAGTTTCCTCAAGCATTCGGTGAGAGCCTTCTGCTTGTGA
- a CDS encoding response regulator transcription factor has product MSELNPVVYVVDDDLQMRTLVRNIVHCLDLECQTFASAEDFLGNYQSGSGCIITDVRMPGMDGVELLEAFGQLGIALPCILITGHGDIPLTVRAMQSNAVDVIEKPFQNIVLLNAIQRAIELDQENRQQKETALAVLRRLEQLTERESEVMEGVLQGHSNKQMAFKSNVSVKTIEAHRSRMMKKMKTYSVAELVKQVTEARLELKK; this is encoded by the coding sequence ATGTCTGAATTGAACCCCGTTGTATATGTCGTCGATGACGACCTTCAGATGAGGACATTGGTCCGGAATATCGTTCATTGTCTTGATCTTGAATGCCAGACATTCGCTTCGGCTGAAGACTTTCTTGGCAACTACCAATCAGGATCTGGCTGCATCATTACAGATGTGCGGATGCCGGGTATGGATGGCGTCGAATTATTGGAAGCATTTGGCCAATTAGGAATTGCGTTGCCCTGCATCTTAATCACCGGTCATGGAGACATCCCGCTGACAGTGAGAGCGATGCAGTCCAACGCTGTCGATGTGATCGAAAAACCGTTTCAAAATATTGTCCTTCTGAATGCAATCCAACGCGCGATTGAGCTTGATCAGGAAAACAGGCAGCAAAAAGAAACTGCTTTGGCTGTCTTGCGTCGACTCGAGCAACTCACCGAACGTGAATCAGAAGTGATGGAGGGAGTTCTTCAAGGACACTCAAATAAGCAAATGGCATTCAAATCGAATGTCAGTGTGAAAACAATCGAGGCACATCGCAGTCGAATGATGAAGAAAATGAAAACTTACTCAGTTGCTGAGTTGGTCAAACAAGTCACCGAGGCCAGGTTAGAACTGAAAAAATAA
- a CDS encoding monovalent cation/H+ antiporter complex subunit F, whose product MIQNIFTFGVNSLTPMIATTDWLSLTVQVSLVLLVVALGLTFIRLILGPSLPDRVVALDLASTLLVGLIAVSAIETGDVIFLRVAMVAALFSFIGTIGFCWYLQRETDQ is encoded by the coding sequence ATGATACAGAACATCTTCACATTTGGCGTTAACTCACTCACCCCGATGATCGCCACAACAGACTGGCTGAGTCTGACCGTTCAAGTTTCACTCGTGCTGTTGGTGGTCGCTCTGGGGCTTACGTTCATACGTTTGATCCTTGGCCCTTCGCTTCCTGACCGCGTCGTCGCACTTGATCTTGCCTCCACACTCCTTGTAGGACTGATTGCAGTCAGTGCCATCGAAACCGGAGACGTGATCTTTCTGCGAGTCGCAATGGTCGCGGCATTATTCAGTTTTATCGGAACCATCGGCTTCTGTTGGTACCTGCAACGAGAGACCGACCAATGA
- a CDS encoding Na+/H+ antiporter subunit E, whose translation MLNFFFNIFLALVWALANGQISLPSLSIGFVLGYCVLWFSQPLMGQSRYFRRLPIAIRFAGFFLWQLILSNLRVAYDVITPHLYMRPGIIAVPLDAKTDREITLLANLITLTPGTLSLDVSDDKRTLYVHAMFVDSPESVRDSIKNGFERRLLELIR comes from the coding sequence ATGCTCAACTTCTTTTTCAACATTTTTCTGGCACTGGTCTGGGCACTGGCAAATGGACAAATCTCCTTGCCAAGCCTCTCGATCGGTTTCGTTCTCGGATACTGTGTTTTATGGTTCTCACAACCATTGATGGGGCAGTCTCGCTACTTTCGACGATTACCAATTGCGATTCGATTTGCTGGTTTCTTTCTTTGGCAATTGATTCTCTCCAACCTCAGGGTTGCCTATGACGTCATCACTCCACACCTGTATATGCGACCGGGAATTATCGCTGTGCCGCTGGACGCAAAAACCGACAGGGAAATCACATTGCTGGCGAATTTGATCACGCTAACGCCGGGAACCTTGAGCCTTGATGTGTCTGACGACAAACGTACGCTGTATGTGCATGCCATGTTTGTCGACAGCCCCGAGAGTGTTCGTGACAGCATCAAGAACGGTTTTGAACGGCGATTACTGGAGTTGATTCGATGA
- a CDS encoding Na+/H+ antiporter subunit D has protein sequence MIEQVAIILPIVLPLATMAVLLLVWKSIAAQKVIGVIGSTLLMASAAALICLVNRDGMIVLQVGSWPAPFGITLVADRLSSIMVMLAGLMVFAVSIYSLVMIDDRRVDFGFHPLVQLLLMGVCGAFLTGDLFNLYVWFEVMLIASFVLLTLGGERGQLEGAIKYVTLNLISSAVFLAAIGVIYAATGTLNMADLALKLRSFTDDGTVSVLAMLFLIAFGTKAAVFPLFFWLPASYHTPPAAVSAIFAGLLTKVGVYSLIRAFTLLFVTDLEFTHNLLLLIAGLTMVTGVLGAMAQSEIRRILSFHIVSQIGYMLMGLALYTPLALAGSVFYIIHHIVVKTNLFLIAGIIERRFGTGRLAEIGGLYRSAPVLATLFFLSAMSLAGVPPLSGFFAKLTLIRGGLEAEGYAIVVVALAVSLLTLFSMTKIWAEAFWKPAPEGAATETSQNPYTMFERLSLFGPTLLLVTITVGIGVMAGPVMNASMATAEQLLDPDIYIQAVLPDQYLIESEGDLLIDDSTSEAHGLLPSPRGETH, from the coding sequence ATGATTGAACAGGTTGCCATTATTCTTCCCATCGTGCTGCCTCTGGCCACGATGGCAGTTCTGCTGCTGGTGTGGAAGTCAATCGCCGCTCAAAAAGTAATTGGCGTGATTGGTTCAACGCTGCTGATGGCGTCGGCGGCTGCGCTCATCTGTCTCGTCAACCGAGATGGAATGATCGTGTTGCAAGTAGGAAGCTGGCCCGCTCCGTTTGGCATCACTCTTGTAGCTGATCGATTAAGTTCGATCATGGTCATGCTGGCTGGGCTAATGGTCTTCGCAGTGTCGATCTATTCGCTCGTTATGATTGATGACCGCCGAGTCGATTTTGGTTTTCACCCACTCGTTCAGTTATTGCTCATGGGAGTCTGTGGAGCTTTTCTGACAGGTGACTTGTTCAATCTGTATGTCTGGTTCGAAGTCATGCTGATTGCGTCGTTCGTACTCTTGACACTTGGAGGTGAACGGGGGCAACTGGAAGGTGCCATTAAATACGTCACATTGAATCTCATTTCCTCCGCCGTGTTTCTTGCAGCCATCGGGGTGATCTACGCCGCCACCGGAACGCTGAATATGGCGGACCTTGCTTTGAAGCTCCGGAGCTTTACAGATGACGGAACCGTCTCCGTTCTGGCAATGTTGTTTCTGATCGCATTCGGAACGAAAGCAGCTGTGTTCCCGCTGTTTTTCTGGCTACCCGCTTCGTACCACACTCCACCTGCGGCCGTCTCGGCGATCTTCGCCGGGCTGCTCACAAAAGTTGGAGTCTATTCGCTGATTCGAGCATTCACGCTGTTGTTCGTGACTGATCTTGAATTTACACACAACCTGCTGTTGCTCATCGCTGGGTTGACAATGGTGACTGGCGTTCTCGGAGCGATGGCGCAAAGTGAAATCCGCCGCATCCTGTCGTTTCATATTGTCAGCCAAATTGGCTACATGTTGATGGGACTGGCACTGTACACTCCGCTCGCTTTGGCAGGATCTGTCTTTTACATCATTCACCATATTGTTGTGAAAACCAACTTGTTCCTGATTGCCGGGATTATCGAACGTCGTTTCGGAACAGGTCGTCTGGCAGAAATCGGCGGTCTGTATCGATCCGCCCCCGTGTTGGCCACACTGTTCTTCCTCTCAGCGATGTCGCTGGCTGGAGTCCCACCACTCTCGGGGTTCTTCGCCAAACTGACACTGATCCGAGGTGGCCTGGAAGCGGAAGGCTATGCCATTGTGGTTGTCGCCCTGGCTGTGAGCCTGCTGACTCTATTCTCGATGACGAAAATCTGGGCTGAAGCATTTTGGAAACCGGCTCCTGAAGGGGCCGCGACCGAAACTTCTCAGAACCCCTACACAATGTTTGAACGACTTAGCCTGTTCGGTCCGACACTCCTTCTGGTCACGATCACAGTGGGGATTGGGGTGATGGCAGGTCCGGTGATGAACGCTTCAATGGCGACTGCCGAACAACTTCTCGATCCCGATATTTACATACAGGCCGTATTGCCAGATCAATACTTAATAGAAAGCGAAGGCGACCTTCTCATCGACGACTCCACTTCCGAGGCGCATGGACTTTTACCATCACCACGCGGAGAGACACACTAA